Proteins from one Nicotiana tabacum cultivar K326 chromosome 23, ASM71507v2, whole genome shotgun sequence genomic window:
- the LOC107792425 gene encoding butanoate--CoA ligase AAE1, translating to MQMEGTVKCSANCVPLSPISFLERSAIVYRDRLSIVHGNVKFTWGETRQRCLRLASALTLLGISRRDVVAALAPNVPAMYELHFGVPMAGAVLCALNTRHDSAMVSVLLKHSEAKIIFVDYQLLDVAKGALNILSKASAKLPHLILISDSESQLSSNKNNRSLAPKNLEYESFLATGEPNFEIVWPNDEWDAIALNYTSGTTSSPKGVIYSHRGAYLNSLAAVLLAEMASMPVYLWTLPMFHCNGWCLTWALAAQGGTNICLRNITAEGIFDSIVQHQVNHMAGAPTVLNMIINAPQSVQKPLPRTINVMTGGAPPPPQVLLKMKELNFNVIHGYGLTETYGPATVCAWKPEWNFLSPDEQAKIQARQGVNHLGIEKVDVKDPESMKSVPSDAKTMGEVMIRGNTVMNGYLKDVKATEDAFRGGWFRSGDLAVKHPDGYIELKGRSKDTIISGGENISTIEVESVIFSHPDVLEAAVVGRPDDHWGETPCAFVKLKDGCNASANEIIKHCRDRLPHYMAPKAVIFEDLPKTSTGKTQKFVLRQRAKAMGSVSKASKL from the exons ATGCAAATGGAGGGCACTGTTAAATGCTCAGCAAACTGCGTGCCGTTGAGTCCCATAAGCTTCTTGGAAAGATCAGCTATTGTGTATAGGGATAGGCTCTCTATTGTTCATGGAAATGTAAAGTTTACTTGGGGAGAGACCCGTCAAAGGTGTCTCCGACTTGCTTCTGCTCTCACCCTCCTCGGGATTTCTCGTCGCGATGTC GTTGCTGCCTTGGCTCCGAATGTTCCTGCAATGTATGAGCTACACTTTGGAGTACCAATGGCGGGGGCAGTTCTTTGTGCACTTAATACGCGTCATGATTCAGCAATGGTCTCTGTGTTACTTAAACATTCAGAGGCCAAAATAATATTTGTAGATTACCAGTTGCTGGATGTTGCTAAGGGTGCATTAAATATTCTGTCAAAGGCAAGTGCCAAGTTGCCACATCTAATCTTGATCTCTGATAGTGAGAGTCAGTTATCCAGTAATAAGAATAATAGGAGCTTGGCTCCCAAAAATCTGGAGTATGAGTCCTTTTTAGCTACTGGAGAACCTAATTTTGAGATAGTATGGCCAAATGATGAATGGGATGCTATTGCTCTCAATTATACCTCGGGGACAACATCGAGTCCAAAAGGGGTCATCTATAGTCACAGAGGGGCATATCTTAATTCTCTGGCTGCAGTTCTTCTTGCTGAAATGGCTTCAATGCCTGTCTATTTGTGGACTCTTCCCATGTTTCATTGCAATGGATGGTGTCTTACTTGGGCTTTGGCAGCACAGGGTGGCACAAACATTTGCCTTAGAAATATCACTGCAGAAGGGATTTTCGACAGCATAGTTCAGCACCAAGTGAATCACATGGCTGGCGCACCTACGGTTTTGAACATGATAATAAATGCACCACAAAGTGTCCAAAAACCACTTCCAAGGACAATAAACGTGATGACAGGCGGTGCACCACCTCCTCCTCAAGTGCTACTCAAGATGAAGGAGCTCAATTTCAATGTTATTCACGGATATGGTCTAACGGAAACCTATGGTCCAGCAACTGTTTGCGCTTGGAAACCTGAATGGAACTTTCTATCACCTGATGAGCAGGCTAAGATCCAGGCTCGTCAAGGAGTGAACCATCTTGGAATAGAGAAAGTAGACGTGAAGGATCCCGAATCAATGAAGAGTGTACCCTCAGATGCAAAAACAATGGGTGAGGTGATGATTCGAGGAAACACTGTAATGAACGGTTACTTAAAGGATGTCAAAGCCACAGAAGATGCTTTTAGAGGGGGCTGGTTTCGAAGTGGGGACTTGGCAGTGAAGCACCCTGATGGTTACATAGAATTAAAGGGTCGTTCAAAGGACACCATAATCTCTGGTGGAGAAAACATTAGTACAATCGAAGTGGAGTCTGTAATATTTAGCCATCCAGATGTTCTTGAAGCTGCTGTAGTGGGAAGACCAGATGATCACTGGGGTGAGACACCTTGCGCATTTGTTAAACTGAAGGATGGATGCAATGCCAGTGCTAATGAGATTATCAAGCATTGTCGTGATCGTCTACCACATTACATGGCTCCTAAGGCAGTAATTTTCGAGGATTTGCCAAAAACTTCAACAGGAAAGACTCAAAAATTTGTCCTGAGACAGAGAGCCAAAGCTATGGGAAGTGTTTCGAAAGCTAGCAAACTATAA